The following nucleotide sequence is from Saccharomyces kudriavzevii IFO 1802 strain IFO1802 genome assembly, chromosome: 5.
TTGAGACTTTGTCTTTGGAAAGCATTATAAACCAAAATCAACGACCTCTTGGTAATCGAAATGTGCGGTGCCGATAAATCTATACGTTCATAGATGTCCAGGCACTCCTCACCACATGTGGTAGGTCTGGCTGTCGTAAGAGTTTCCATGTATTTATGATATATGTCCAAATCTAACATTTTGTTGTTCCGAGCCTCTAATGCTTGAAATGCTTCGATAGCAAGatcaaatttcttattttttaaaCAATAGTTCATAAACAATCCCATAACATGCGTATTAAGAGGAAATGGTTCATTAATATCCCAATAACTAAGTGGAACCAATTCTGGAAATCCGCTGGGTTGCAAATATTTTCTGAATATGgttttatcaaattgaaaGTATTCAGACAAAGCCCATAGTCCCATgtcttgattttcaatttttgaaaacctCCGATTACATATCACTTCACAGTATGCAAAAAACAATTTGGGATCGACACAATGGCGCGGAATCTTGTTGATCAAATCATTGAGTACCAccatgaaatttttctcgTCAGAAATCCTGGTACATGACCTAATCATCAACGTATATGTGATGCtatcctttttcaaacctggacattttttattaagAAGCTTGAACACCAGCGTTTCATCGGTACAATTTATCAATGCCGCCAGAGCAGTATTATATTCCATTTCAGTAAGctcatttttatcattcAAACCGTCTACTATCTTTAGAACAAGTTCGCcatattttttggagaCCAGGTTATCTTGCCTTGAAAATCCACTGAAAAGAATTGTGATTGAATGCTCATCAATGGGGATCCCCCATTTTTTCCGCCaattaaaaatatcaacaGCATTTTGTTGAGACTttacaatttcaaaataatgCTTCATAATCAAATTCATCCCAACAACGCCCTTCTTTTTAGCTAACCTGGCTAAGAAGACGGCTTTTTCTAGTTGTCCTCTctttaaaaatttttgaacatctTTGGCAATTAATTTGGCGTCACGTAGTTGTTCACCATTCACACCTAATATGGTATAAAACAATCTCTTATCCTTGGTTAAGGCCAAAAACTTCAAGTCTGCCTGACTAGTAGGACCCAGTTTAGCATCCGCCAATGTTTCATTATTTACATTATGGATTTTGCGAAGAATATGAAGGGCTTGATCCTTGGGGTAGGCAGACTTttgtaatttctttaaatgtcttcttttcttggatttcAAGCTTTCCAATTGCTTGGACGTTTTATTTAATATGAAATCATGCCGTTCTAGCTCCTGCAATCTCTCTTTTACTTGAGTTTTCTGTAGATTAGTCAATGAATGAAAAGATCTTCTCAGTACATGCTCTTTGAAGTTGAATGCAATGTTTACTCTGAGTAACATCGTagtaaaaaatatgaatCTGCAACTGTTCTTGAGGAAGGGCGTATTGACTTTTGAGCATGTTTCCTTTGTACTGtcatttcttgctttttaCGCACTCTATCATTACTTTCAAGTTCTATCTTTACTTGGCGaactaaaaataaaaagtaaATAGTGGTGTGGGAcaaacaagagaaaaaagcgAACAAGACAGGAGAAAAGCTACCACATTCTATCTATATTTAAGAGCTGGTTAGAATCTCTCTTTCCCGTTTTTATAAACATCTGACTAATAATCTACGCATATGTATGTACAGAGTGTATTTAGTTTCGGAACAGCGATTACAGTGAGGTcacttcatcttcttcaaatttagtggagACGCCATTTTGCATAACATTTTCCAAGTCATCAATCTCCTTCACTGCTTCAACTGTCAAGTTAGTATAACTGTCTTCACCAACAGCtatatcatcttcaattcttATTCCAATATTCCTAAAATAAGATGGGAATGATTCGTCATCAGGAATATACAAACCCGGTTCGATAGTAATCACTTGGCCGGGCTTCAATGGTTCGTATCTGGAAACTTTAGGGACATCGTGGACGTCCAAACCTAAATTGTGGCCAATGTAATGGGGGTACAATTTTTCTACGTTCCAGCCAGAAACTTTATCTATACctaagtttttcaattcttgtttCATCAACCTAATACTCTCTTCATGAATGTCGTGCAGAGAAAAGTTGTTGCTTGCTTTACAAAGATCAATGCAGCCGCGCTGAACATTCAATACAGCTTCGTAAAGCTCTTTTTGCGCACCAGTGAACTTCCCATTATTAGGCCACGTTCTCGAGATATCTGCGCAATATCCACCCAAGGAGCCAGCTGCGTCAACAAGAACCATCTCATCATCATACATCACGTCATCGTTTCTTGTGTAATGAATACACAAGGAATTCGAACCCGTGGCAACCACGGGGATGTAAGCGTCCTTATCACAACCACCGGATACAAACTTGTAATGAAGAAAGGAATCTAGAGTTCTTTCATTCCTGAATCTTTTGGCAAAGGCTTGATTAAATGATCTTCCTGATATTTGGCCCGCTCTTCTCATAATTCTCAATTCTTGAGGAGATTTGATCTTACGAAATTCGGCAATTCTTTTGCTAACAGGcttgatgtttttgttcGCTATGGAATTCAACGATCGGTTACTACTTCCACTGCCATCTAGCAAGCTTTTAATGTGCTTGTAGTTGGATGAACCTGAATTAGGAGTAGATAGTATGTCAAAGTAAATGGAATCATTTCTGTTGATTATTTTGGGCAAATATTTAGACAAATCATTGATTGGAGCGGATTTGTCAGCATTGAAAATCTCTTGAGCACCATGAACACCAGACCTAAATCCCTCCCACTTTTCAGCAAACGCATCCTTTGGTGGAACCAACATGTGGAAAACTGTATCACTTAAATCGTCCGTTGgcttttccaaaatcatGACTGAATTAGGTTCGTTCCACCCACTAAGATAAAACAAGTCGTTGTCTTGTTGGAACGGATAAAATACTGCACCAGATGCAAACTGGATATCGTTACCAGCTAGAATCACACAACTTTTGGACGGTAAAATTTCCGCCAGCCtgattcttctttcataaTACTCTAAAGCTGGAATACCTGGTGTTAGCTCACCTGCCTTGATGAGAAACGGTCTTGTCTCGTGCAAAGGCTGGCCTGCCTCTATGGGAATTCTAGCCCTATTGGTGAAAGCACTATTCTTTCGTTGTCCGAATGATGCTGTCGACTTCGAAAAGTGTCTCTTACAAGGTGACACAGCAAGACGCACTACGTTTATTCTTTGTAGCATCTCAATAGAAAGCCAAAAATGTGATGTAAAATaatctcaatttttttttctgccTTCTTACGATATATTAGACCTGCTTTGGCGTAAAGAATCCTAACCTCCGGAGTGCAATGACTATTATGCTGAATGAATTGAAATATGTTTACAGTATCCGCTACGAGTTTATAATCTAGAGATGTCCCTATTCACAACACCGCTTGGTTTCTATCAAAGTGTACGTGCATATCTGTGCTGCATAAATACATTTCGTAATTCCGAGAAGCGAGCCatatctttgtttttctctctttgcGGTCTGATGGTGCGGCTTTCGCAGTTGCATCTTATTCACCCCTTGCCGCTTGCCACAGAGCTGTCTTGCTTAGCAAATCGCCATCAATCTTCAGTTCACATTCCCTCTATTCACCGTATcttgtagttttttttatcgaaGGTGCCCCACGgatcaaaaaatataaacacatataatatatacataatataaatatatatatatatatatatatacaatacaTGCGTGTATagataaaaagaatacCTATAGAAAAAAGGATCAAACAGATAAGATaacaaaacagaaaaacaagCGGATAAGTAACAATGGCGGACTCATCTCATTCAATAAGTTCAAAAGATATTGCCTCCGCGATTTCTCTTTATGACCAATCCATTTACACTAATAATAAATCTACCAATCTGGATTTGGATCAAAGATCAATGAGCCCCTCCAATATTGCATCCGGGGAAGATAGAATAACAAGGACGAATTCCGGTGGTTCCATTACTTCAGGAGCTTCTATGATTGCCACAAAGGATGGTATCCAAGGAAGTAATGTTAAAAGAGACGGTATTCCGAAATATTCTCTAAATTTATTAAATTCCATGGTTCGAAAACAGTATGACCACAATAATGGCACTAAGTCTCCTACTCCaaacagcaacaataaAGTTAGTCAAaaggacaaaaaaaagaataaaaaaaaaaaaaaggacaaGGACGTCACATATGTGGCAGCCCATGATTCAAACAACAAATTCTACAAGCTTAACACCGCTTCCGCTTCTGCTTCCAACTCGAATTTGACATCTGATTCTACTACCTCATTATCGGACCAGTTCTATTTCCAGAAAAGTAACACTGATTCAGCTCCAATCAACAATGCAAATTACCAAAATCCAAATTACTCCCCTTCTCTGAACTCAATGGATAATACTACAAAGCATAGCAGCAATATGCACACTTGAACCATGCAATCACAACAGCTCAGTTGCTTGGCCCATGGAAGCAAagga
It contains:
- the ICP55 gene encoding aminopeptidase (similar to Saccharomyces cerevisiae ICP55 (YER078C); ancestral locus Anc_7.268) codes for the protein MLQRINVVRLAVSPCKRHFSKSTASFGQRKNSAFTNRARIPIEAGQPLHETRPFLIKAGELTPGIPALEYYERRIRLAEILPSKSCVILAGNDIQFASGAVFYPFQQDNDLFYLSGWNEPNSVMILEKPTDDLSDTVFHMLVPPKDAFAEKWEGFRSGVHGAQEIFNADKSAPINDLSKYLPKIINRNDSIYFDILSTPNSGSSNYKHIKSLLDGSGSSNRSLNSIANKNIKPVSKRIAEFRKIKSPQELRIMRRAGQISGRSFNQAFAKRFRNERTLDSFLHYKFVSGGCDKDAYIPVVATGSNSLCIHYTRNDDVMYDDEMVLVDAAGSLGGYCADISRTWPNNGKFTGAQKELYEAVLNVQRGCIDLCKASNNFSLHDIHEESIRLMKQELKNLGIDKVSGWNVEKLYPHYIGHNLGLDVHDVPKVSRYEPLKPGQVITIEPGLYIPDDESFPSYFRNIGIRIEDDIAVGEDSYTNLTVEAVKEIDDLENVMQNGVSTKFEEDEVTSL
- the SKDI05G1560 gene encoding uncharacterized protein (similar to Saccharomyces cerevisiae YER079W; ancestral locus Anc_7.270), with the translated sequence MADSSHSISSKDIASAISLYDQSIYTNNKSTNLDLDQRSMSPSNIASGEDRITRTNSGGSITSGASMIATKDGIQGSNVKRDGIPKYSLNLLNSMVRKQYDHNNGTKSPTPNSNNKVSQKDKKKNKKKKKDKDVTYVAAHDSNNKFYKLNTASASASNSNLTSDSTTSLSDQFYFQKSNTDSAPINNANYQNPNYSPSLNSMDNTTKHSSNMHT
- the MRX1 gene encoding Mrx1p (similar to Saccharomyces cerevisiae YER077C; ancestral locus Anc_7.266) codes for the protein MLLRVNIAFNFKEHVLRRSFHSLTNLQKTQVKERLQELERHDFILNKTSKQLESLKSKKRRHLKKLQKSAYPKDQALHILRKIHNVNNETLADAKLGPTSQADLKFLALTKDKRLFYTILGVNGEQLRDAKLIAKDVQKFLKRGQLEKAVFLARLAKKKGVVGMNLIMKHYFEIVKSQQNAVDIFNWRKKWGIPIDEHSITILFSGFSRQDNLVSKKYGELVLKIVDGLNDKNELTEMEYNTALAALINCTDETLVFKLLNKKCPGLKKDSITYTLMIRSCTRISDEKNFMVVLNDLINKIPRHCVDPKLFFAYCEVICNRRFSKIENQDMGLWALSEYFQFDKTIFRKYLQPSGFPELVPLSYWDINEPFPLNTHVMGLFMNYCLKNKKFDLAIEAFQALEARNNKMLDLDIYHKYMETLTTARPTTCGEECLDIYERIDLSAPHISITKRSLILVYNAFQRQSLKAVTNKDESKTENLLRKIRKFIDSTEAKYSSKLNCKVYGLKSWKFLFPILKSLNMHDKVATVELKSVLDEYLKFLLIVAVENGVEASPEDRRFVALEGIRLVKILTERIKLPTLDSEEIATLKGIERSKFLARRHLLRLKQMLLEDLADIEGMPENKNGGENNNIDANREGVFEDVVELILETSYERF